The following nucleotide sequence is from Myxococcus guangdongensis.
CGGCTCCTTGGGGACCTGGATGGAGGCCGTCTTGCGGTCCCACGGGCCGTAGTGCTCGCGCACGAGCTTCATGACCTGGGCATCGTCGAAGTCGCCGACGATGAAGAGCATGGTGTTGTCGGGGGTGTACCAGCGCTCGAAGAAGTCGCGGCTGTACTGGTAGGCCTCCGGCATGGCCTTGATGTCGTCGTAGAAGCCGAGCGTGGTGTGGCGGTACGTGTGCTTCGTGAAGGCGGCGGCGTTGAGGGCCTCCTCCATCTTGAGGTACGGGGCGGCGGCGTTCTTGTGGTACTCGCCGAGCACGGCGAGGGCCTCGGTGCGGAAGGACGGCTCGGAGTACTCGAGGTTTCGGAAGCGGTCCGCCTCGATGTCGATGAGGAAGGGCAGGCCGGCGCTGGGGCCGTACGAGTAGTAGAGGGTGATGTCGTCGGTGGTGAAGGCGTTGTCGTCGAAGCCGAAGGTGCCGAGGATGCGCTCGCGCTCGCCTTCGGGGTGACGCTTCGTCCCCTTGAACATCATGTGCTCGAAGAAGTGGGCGAAGCCGGTCTTGCCGGCCTCCACTTCGTTGCGCGAGCCGACGCGGACGACGGTGACGTACGAGACGATTCCCTGGGACGGGTAGGGCACGCGCACGACGGTGAGGCCGTTGGCGAGCTTCTCCGTCTGGAGGGTGTAGGGGAACGCCTGGGAGGCGGCCTGGGGCTGCGCCAGCGCGGGGAGCGCGGTGCCCAGGAGCAGGAGGAGTAGGGGTAGGAGTCGTCTCATGCGGTGTCCTCGAGGGCTCGGGCAGGGCGGGTAGGGCGCTGGCCGAGCGAGGGGGCGACCCTACGCGGGTGAGGCGGGAGGGGAAGCGACTTCGAGGGTGAGTGTCCGCCTGCGTGCGGGAACGTGGGCTGGTGGACGCTCAGGAGGATTGACGAGGGCGCTTCAGCGGTTAATGTGGAGAAGACGCGGTCGACGTGGTGACCGCCAGTGGAGCAAGCAGTCAACTACCGGGGGCGACCTGGTTTCGACGGGGGCAAGGAAGTTCGAGACGCGTGCCGAGCTTGTCAGGTAGCTCGTAAATCCAACCCGGCAAAGACACAAAAGCCAACGACAACGTTGAGCTCGCGCTGGCTGCCTAAAAACAGCTCTTAGTGCGCGGTCCCCCAACTCTCGGCCCGTGGGGTTGGGATCGACCGTCATAATGCGGGCTGGCTGCCGAGGGTGCCTGGACCCGAGGTGGCGAGACCTATCCAGGACCGGCTCTAGGAATCCCGTCCGTGGGAGTCTTGGGGACGTAGCAAATCGCGGACTACGCACGTAGGGTCGAAGAGCGGAAGGCTTTCGGACGCGGGTTCGATTCCCGCCGCCTCCACTGAGTGAGAAGCCCAGCAGCCGAGAGGTTGCTGGGCTTTTTGTTTGGCCGCTTGGTTCCCCTGTGCCCTCGGTGACCATCCGGCGTCTCGGGTCGGTGCTGCGTGGAACTGGGCACGGGTCGGTCGAACTGCTGCACCGCGCGCTCCGTCGCCTCCGACGACAGGTGGGCGTACCCGATGATCATCTCGACGGTCTCGTGACCCATCAACTCCTGGATGACCTTGGGCGGAACATTCTGCATAGGAAAGATGCTGGGAGAAGCAGTTGCTCGAGTAGGTAGCACTTGTCCTTGCCGAAGACATCCATGCTCAACAATGACGATCATATCCCCAAAAGGCATCACTTTGTCGCGCAGATGCACGCCGACCGATTCACCGACGGTAAGGGTAAGCTCTGGGCCTTTAACAAGCAGAGAGGAGTGCTTTTTCACGCGCCGCCCAAGGCAGTATTTGTCGAGACACACCTCTACACGATCGAGGCCTCCGACGGCGTGAAGGACACCAGCCTGGAGTCAGACTTCTCCAAATTGGAGAGTGGTGCCAATAGCATTATTGAGGAGTTGGTGGCTGGTGCAAGGTCTGGACACGAGCCGCAACTGACGGCCCAGCAACGCACAATCTGGGATGCCTATTTTTATCTTCAGTGGAAGCGAGTGCCGGACGTTCACGCCAAGCTCGGCTCCCTCACTCAAGCGGATGCCCTACTGGATGAGATCTTCGCACAGATACGAGCACGGAGGCCCGATGCCACAGCGGAGATCGACAAGCTCAATACTCCCGAAGGGCGCAAGCGCCTGATCCAGGGCGGTAAGGTTCAAGCCATCCGTCGCACCCCAGGCGATGTGCTTGGGATTCTGGCCGCGCGCGGACTAGCGTTGCTGCACATCACCGCACCTGGCGAGAGTTTCGCCATCGGTAGTCTTCCGATCGTGCGCAAGCCGGGAAATCTCCGCGAGGCCGACTCTGAGGCTTGGCTTCCTGTATCGTCGGACGTAGCCGTCGGCCCTGGCTTTGAACCCAATACTATAAAAATCATCGAGCTTACCAACCAAGAAGATATCTGGCGGATGAACAAGGCTACGGCTGGTCAAAGCACGACCTACGCAGCTGGGTCCAAGGTTCTCATGGAGAAGTTAATCGCCGCCCTACCGCAGCCATGACCGTATCCTCTGGGTTTCTCGCTCTCCGACATCGAACGCCCTTCCATCACATCGAGGGTGTCTACGGAGGCGAGGGACTCTCACCCAATTCAGTCGCGGCATCCGCTCCTTCTTCGCTTCCACCTTCGCCGCTGACTACGAAGGTCTCTGTGCTGCGTGGATAGACGTATCGGCGCCCTCAGCCTATTTGGCGGGGGTGACGCCGTTACAGCCCACCGAGGAGTGAAACTCTACCACCTGGGGGTGATGACTCTACCACCTGGGGGTGATGGCTGGCTACACGCCCGTCGCGGCATGTATCTCCCGTGCCAATCGCTCCCATGCCGTGCGCGGGTGATATCGCGCAGGTCCGACACCGTCAGTATCTGGTCAACGAGGTCATTGCTCCTTCGGGGGTCCGGGAACAACACACCCTCGTTCGTCTCACGTGTCTTGATGATGACGCACAGGGACGTCCCCTGTCTGTCTTGTGGGAACGTGAACTCGCTGCTCGGGTCATTCGACCCCATCAGGGTGGACTGGGACCTCCTGCGCGTTTCGACGAGCCGCGTCACTTCGCCGCGTATCTGCATGCGCTCAAATGGAGCTCCGTCACCGCCACTGACGCCCGGCTCTTCCAGGCGCCGTTCCGCGCGGGCATCCATTTGATGAATCACCAGCTCACGCCTCTCAAAAAGGCGCTCGAGCTGCCTCGGGTGAATCTCTTCATCGCCGATGACGTGGGGCTCGGAAAGACCATCGAGGCGGGGCTGGTGTTGCAGGAACTCATCCTCCGCCAGCGCGTGGATCGTGTGCTCATCGTCTGCCCGGCGTCGGTGACGCTCCAGTGGCGCGATGAGATGGAGAAGCGATTCGGTCTGCGCTTCGAAATCTTCAACAGCGAGTTCGTCTCCCGTCGCCGTCAGGAACGTGGCTTCCAGGTCCCCGTCTGGGCCACGCACTCCCGCTTCATCGTGTCGTACCAGACCCTGCGGCGCAGCGAGTACTTCGAGCCGCTGAAGACCCTCCTGGATGAGAAGGGGCACCACAAGTCCTTGCTGGTGCTCGACGAGGCGCACGTCGTCGCGCCCGCCTCGGCCAGCCGGTATGCCATCGACACGGAGACCACTCGCAGCATCCGCTCACTGGCGGAGCGCTTCGAGCACCGGCTCTTCCTCTCAGCCACTCCTCACAACGGCCACTCCAACAGCTTCTCCGCATTGCTGGAGATGTTGGACCCACAGCGCTTCACGCGGGGCACCCGCGTCCGAGAATCACAGCTGGCTCCCGTCATGGTGCGCCGGCTCAAAGGGGACCTCCGCGCCCTCGGCAGCTCACAGCGCTACCCCGAACGACACGTGGTGGGTGTGCGGCTGACACATGACTCGGGACGCTGGCACGCCGAGTGGCTCGCCCCGGATGGAAAGACCGTCGAGCATCGTATCGATCTGGGCGAAGCCTCAGCACCGGAGCTGGAACTGTCCCAGAAGCTCGCGCGCTACACGGAGCTCATGGCGCCCGGCACGAAGCAGGGACGCTTGGTCTTCATCAACCTCCAGAAACGCCTCCTCTCCAGCATCGAGGCGTTCCACCGCACACTCTCCATCCACGCGGCGGCCTTCGGCTCGGGGATGCGGGTTCCCGACGATGGAGTGCTCACCGGCGACACGGCTCCTGATTCCGAGGAGCACGGCGAGACGGACGACGCACTCGAGCTGTCGCTCGCGGAGACCATCCGCGAGCACAGTCAGCCTCTGTCCGCCAACGCCCAGGCGCGCAAGCTCCTGGAGGACATGCTCCAGCTGAGCGCCCAGCACCGCTCGGCCCGGGACGCGAAGCTTCGGGCCCTGCTCCACTGGATTCGCGAGCACCAATGCCCGCTCACCCGAGACGCTGCGTGGAAGCCTCGCCGGGTCATCCTCTTCACCGAGTATGGAGACACGCTCCGCTACCTCAAGGAGCAGCTCACCGCCGCCTTCGAGGGGACCCAACGGGGGGATGAGCGCATCCTCACGCTGACGGGTGGCATCGATGATGCGAAGCGCGCGGAGGTGCAGGCCGCCTTCAATGGTTCGATGGATGAGTTCCCCGTGCGGGTCCTCCTCGCGACCGACGCAGCGCGCGAAGGCATCAATCTGCAAGGCCAGTGCGCGGACCTCTTCCACATCGACGTCCCATGGAATCCATCCCGCATGGAGCAGCGCAACGGCCGCATCGACCGTGCCTTGCAACCTTCGCCCATCGTGCGCTGTGGCTACTTCGTCTATGGTCAGCGCGCCGAAGACTCGGTGCTCGACTCCCTGGCTCGCAAGGTCGAGACGATCACTCGCGAGCTGGGCAGCCTGGGCTGCGTGCTGATGGACCAGATGCACGATGCCCTCGCCTCCGGCATCACGAAGGGCACGCTGGAGCGCGTCTCCCGCGCCGCGACCTCGACTCGCACGGATGTGACGAAACGGGAGCTGGAGTCCCAGCGCACGCTTCAATCCCTGCGCAAGGAGCTGGATGCGATTGGAGAGCTCCGCGATCGCAGCGGCAAGGTGATGGACTTCAATCCCGTCCTGCTGCGCGATGCGCTGGACGTGGGGTTCGAGCTGGCCGGCGCGGGCCGGTTGGAGCGGGAGGCCATCACGGAAGAGGGCCGGACACTGGAGGCCTGGAAGGTCCCTGCGCTTCCCGCTTCCTGGAACACGACCCTGGATTCCATTCGTCCGCGCCGGGCGCACGACGAGGCTCCCTGGGAGTGGCGCAAGCGCCCCCTGTCTCCCGTCGTCTTCGAGGCGCCTCCGGGCGTCTCCAGCAAGCTCGTCCACCTTCACCTGTCCCATCCGCTCGTCCAGCGAGTGCTCCAGCGGTTCCTGGCGCAGGGGTTCTCCGCGAACGACCTGAGCCGGGTCACGGTGGTCCAGACCCAACGCGACGCAGTGGCTCGTGTCATCGTCTTCGGCCGGTTGTCGCTCTTCGGCGAGGGCGCTGCGCGGCTCCATGACGAGGTGGTCTCTGTCTCAGCGAGGTGGCTGGACGGCGGCGGCCGCGGACACCTGAAGCCCTTCGCGGATGAGGCGGACCGCAAGGTCATCGACCAACTGGAGACCACGCTGGCGGAAGCGCCCGCGCTCTCCGCGATACCGAAGGCCGTCCAGAAACGCCTGCTGGCCAGCGCCGAGTCCGACTTCTCGAAGCTCTGGCCCGCCATCGAGGAGCAGGCCTCGGTGCGAGAGCAGGGGGCTCGCAAGAAGCTGGCGGCGCGGGGGGCGTCCGAAGCCAAGGCGCTGACTCTGATTCTCCAGACGCAGCAGGAGACCATCCAGGAGGCCCTGAGCGCGCAGCTCGAGCTCTCCCTCGACGCCCAGGCCGAGAAGGACCAATGGAGGAGGGACAAGGTTCATCTCGAACAGCGATTGACGGCGCTCGGAAGGGAACTCGTCGAACAACCTGAATCATTGAAGGCCACCTATGCCGTGAGGGTCGCCCGGCTGGTGCCAGTGGGCATGGTCTACCTGTGGCCGGGGGCGCGCTGATGAACGGCCAGAGTCTTGGCGGGGACGTCGAGCGTCGCTATCACCAGACCTGGATGGGGATGGCGCAGCCCATCGAAGGACTGGTGGTCTCCATCCCGGTCCTCGAGGACGCGCAGTGCATGCAGCGCCTGCCGGTGTCCGCGCAGTCGCGGTTCGTCCTGCTGGCGGGCCGGGAGTCACCTCGCGTGACGGATGTCCCGCGCTTCCTCCAGGAGGTGCTGGGCTACACCGAGGAGGATTTCACCACGAGGTTTCCGGAGGACCTCCAGCTCGATATCGCCGAGGGGCAACAGACCCTCAATCCCACGCGGGGGCTGTTGCGGCGAGGGCCCCCTCCCGCGAAGCCGGAAGGGTTACCGGATGACTCCACGCCCATCAGCCGCGCTGCGGAAGGCTTCGCGCTCCTGACCTGGGAGCTGCCGGCCGGGTTGGATCTGGACAAGAAGGAAGACACCACGGGCACGTGGTTCTACGAGCCCACCGCCAAGTTCGATCGCCTGCTGCGCGCGGCCCGTGTCCCCATCGGTCTGCTGTTCAACGGGGACTCCGTGCGCCTCGTCTATGCGCCCCACGGAGAGACGTCAGGGCACATCACCTTCCGGTTCAAGGACCTCGTCACCGCCAGTGGCCGTCCGCTGTTCGACGCGATGGTGATGCTCCTGCACGCGCGTCGCTTCTTCGGCGTGCTGCCCGAGCATCAGCTTCCCGCGCTCCTGGAGCAGTCACGCGGCCGGCAGGCGGATGTCACCGACGACCTGGCCGACCAGGTTCTGGAAGCGCTTGGCATCCTCCTCACGGGCTTCGAGACGGCCGCAGAACGGGATGGCTCCCGGGCCCTGGACGAGGCGCTCTCTCGAGGGGAGGAACATGTCTACGGCGGGCTCCTCTCCACGCTCTTGCGGCTCGTGTTCATCCTCTACGCGGAGGACCGGGGCCTGCTCCCCGTGGACCAGGAGCCCTATCGCGATGATCTGTCGGTGAAGGCGCTTCACGCCCAACTCGTCGAGGACTCCAGCCAATATCCCGATTCGATGAACCGGCGGTTCGGTGCGTGGCCACGATTGCTGGCGCTCTTCCGGTGCATCTACCTGGGGGCCTCGCACGACAAGCTGCGAATGCCGGCACGGCGTGGACAACTCTTCGACCCAGACACGTTCCCCTTCCTGGGAGGCACGGGCTCCGCCGAGGCGGGCACGGATGCTCGGGTGCCTCCCATTGATGACGAGACGGTGCTCCAGGTACTGGAGCGGCTCGTCTTCCTCAAGGGACAGCGACTGAGCTTCAAGTCGCTCGACGTGGAGCAGATCGGCTCCGTGTACGAGGGCCTGATGGGCTTCCACGTGAAGCGCCTGAGTGGTGCTGGAGTCTGCCTCAGGCCTTCGAAGGTGTGGGTCTCCGTGGACGAGGTGCTGGCCCAGCCCGCGAAGCGGCGTGCTGCATGGCTGGAAGAGGAGGCGGGCCTCGACGCGAAGGCGGTGAAAGCCCTGTCGAAGGCGTTGGAGCATGCCTCCACGCAGCAGATGGTCCTGGCCGCGCTGGAGTCGTACCGCGCGAAGGGGACCGAGACACGGCGAGCATCCCAGCTGGTACTCCAGCCTGGCGCCGGGCGGCGACGGACCAGCAGCCACTACACGCCTCGAAGTCTGTCAGCGCCCATCGTCCGCCGGGCTCTGGAGCCTCTGCTCAAGACGATGGGGTCGCAGCCGTCTTCCGAGAGACTCCTCAACCTGAAGATCTGTGACCCGGCCATGGGGTCTGGTGCGTTCCTGGTGGAGTCCTGCCGCTTTCTCGCAGACCAGGTTGTTGCCGCCTGGACACGTGAGGGCGTGCTGAAGCGAGACAAGCACGAGGACGAGGTAATGCGGGCACGCCGGCTGGTGGCCCAGCGATGCCTGTACGGCGTGGACAAGAATCCCTGGGCCGTGCAGCTCGCGAAGCTGTCGCTGTGGCTCGTGACTTTGGCGAAGACAGAGCCGTTCACCTTCTTGGACCATGCGCTCAAGTGCGGGGATTCGCTGGTTGGGCTCGACCTGGAGCAGCTTCGAGCGTTCCACTGGGACCCGAGCAGCAAGAAACAGTCGGAGCTACCCTGGGCGTTCATCTCGAAGGCGCTGAACAGCTCGCTGGAGAAGCGCGAGAAGATCCTCCAGCTCGCGCTCGACCTGGAAGGGCCGGAACGCAAGCCGCTGCAGTTAGACCTGGAGCCGGGCAGGGTGAAGGAGGGGCTTCTCCGGGATGCGGACGCGGCGTTGGAGGACATCAAGCACATCGCCAATGCGTGCGTCGGGGCGTTCTTCGCGCATGGCTCGGACAAGGAGCGGGAGAAAGAGCGAGTCCGCCGGTTGGACCTGATTGGGGCGTGGCTGTCCAAGTCGAAGAACGAGGTGCCGCCTCCCATGCCGCCGGACATCGTGGCGTTCTCCGCGCCGTCATGGACATTCCACTGGCCGCTGGAGTTCCCGGAGGTGTTCCACGGGAGCCGGCCGGATCCGCTCGACAACGAGCAGCCCAACAAGGCTGCCTGGATCGATGGGTTCGTGGGGAACCCGCCGTTCGCGGGAAAGAACACCATCATCGAGACGGTCGGAGAGAACTACCTTCCTTGGCTCCAGGCGGTTCATGCGGGAGCGCACGGCAACGCGGATCTCTCCGCGCACTTTTTCCGCCGTGCGTTCCATCTGCTGGGTGACCACGGCAGCTTCGGATTCATCGCCACCAACACCATCGCGCAGGGGGACA
It contains:
- a CDS encoding M16 family metallopeptidase, giving the protein MRRLLPLLLLLLGTALPALAQPQAASQAFPYTLQTEKLANGLTVVRVPYPSQGIVSYVTVVRVGSRNEVEAGKTGFAHFFEHMMFKGTKRHPEGERERILGTFGFDDNAFTTDDITLYYSYGPSAGLPFLIDIEADRFRNLEYSEPSFRTEALAVLGEYHKNAAAPYLKMEEALNAAAFTKHTYRHTTLGFYDDIKAMPEAYQYSRDFFERWYTPDNTMLFIVGDFDDAQVMKLVREHYGPWDRKTASIQVPKEPPQNQPRTAHVDWPQPTQPRMVLAWHTPAASANTSDSALQTVLVAYLVGPTSPAYKQLVLDKQLVEAIGSDYVEHRDPHLFSLTATLKNEKDRDRVRLALLQEVSRLAAGKVDAARVKAIQDNARYGALMALQTPRDVGIQLGWYAGILGTPDGLQRQLGNLAKVTPAQLSEFAKRHLKATNLTLLSLTPKVSDAGGTK
- a CDS encoding DUF4238 domain-containing protein, with protein sequence MLNNDDHIPKRHHFVAQMHADRFTDGKGKLWAFNKQRGVLFHAPPKAVFVETHLYTIEASDGVKDTSLESDFSKLESGANSIIEELVAGARSGHEPQLTAQQRTIWDAYFYLQWKRVPDVHAKLGSLTQADALLDEIFAQIRARRPDATAEIDKLNTPEGRKRLIQGGKVQAIRRTPGDVLGILAARGLALLHITAPGESFAIGSLPIVRKPGNLREADSEAWLPVSSDVAVGPGFEPNTIKIIELTNQEDIWRMNKATAGQSTTYAAGSKVLMEKLIAALPQP
- the drmD gene encoding DISARM system SNF2-like helicase DrmD — its product is MPCAGDIAQVRHRQYLVNEVIAPSGVREQHTLVRLTCLDDDAQGRPLSVLWERELAARVIRPHQGGLGPPARFDEPRHFAAYLHALKWSSVTATDARLFQAPFRAGIHLMNHQLTPLKKALELPRVNLFIADDVGLGKTIEAGLVLQELILRQRVDRVLIVCPASVTLQWRDEMEKRFGLRFEIFNSEFVSRRRQERGFQVPVWATHSRFIVSYQTLRRSEYFEPLKTLLDEKGHHKSLLVLDEAHVVAPASASRYAIDTETTRSIRSLAERFEHRLFLSATPHNGHSNSFSALLEMLDPQRFTRGTRVRESQLAPVMVRRLKGDLRALGSSQRYPERHVVGVRLTHDSGRWHAEWLAPDGKTVEHRIDLGEASAPELELSQKLARYTELMAPGTKQGRLVFINLQKRLLSSIEAFHRTLSIHAAAFGSGMRVPDDGVLTGDTAPDSEEHGETDDALELSLAETIREHSQPLSANAQARKLLEDMLQLSAQHRSARDAKLRALLHWIREHQCPLTRDAAWKPRRVILFTEYGDTLRYLKEQLTAAFEGTQRGDERILTLTGGIDDAKRAEVQAAFNGSMDEFPVRVLLATDAAREGINLQGQCADLFHIDVPWNPSRMEQRNGRIDRALQPSPIVRCGYFVYGQRAEDSVLDSLARKVETITRELGSLGCVLMDQMHDALASGITKGTLERVSRAATSTRTDVTKRELESQRTLQSLRKELDAIGELRDRSGKVMDFNPVLLRDALDVGFELAGAGRLEREAITEEGRTLEAWKVPALPASWNTTLDSIRPRRAHDEAPWEWRKRPLSPVVFEAPPGVSSKLVHLHLSHPLVQRVLQRFLAQGFSANDLSRVTVVQTQRDAVARVIVFGRLSLFGEGAARLHDEVVSVSARWLDGGGRGHLKPFADEADRKVIDQLETTLAEAPALSAIPKAVQKRLLASAESDFSKLWPAIEEQASVREQGARKKLAARGASEAKALTLILQTQQETIQEALSAQLELSLDAQAEKDQWRRDKVHLEQRLTALGRELVEQPESLKATYAVRVARLVPVGMVYLWPGAR
- a CDS encoding DNA methyltransferase, with product MNGQSLGGDVERRYHQTWMGMAQPIEGLVVSIPVLEDAQCMQRLPVSAQSRFVLLAGRESPRVTDVPRFLQEVLGYTEEDFTTRFPEDLQLDIAEGQQTLNPTRGLLRRGPPPAKPEGLPDDSTPISRAAEGFALLTWELPAGLDLDKKEDTTGTWFYEPTAKFDRLLRAARVPIGLLFNGDSVRLVYAPHGETSGHITFRFKDLVTASGRPLFDAMVMLLHARRFFGVLPEHQLPALLEQSRGRQADVTDDLADQVLEALGILLTGFETAAERDGSRALDEALSRGEEHVYGGLLSTLLRLVFILYAEDRGLLPVDQEPYRDDLSVKALHAQLVEDSSQYPDSMNRRFGAWPRLLALFRCIYLGASHDKLRMPARRGQLFDPDTFPFLGGTGSAEAGTDARVPPIDDETVLQVLERLVFLKGQRLSFKSLDVEQIGSVYEGLMGFHVKRLSGAGVCLRPSKVWVSVDEVLAQPAKRRAAWLEEEAGLDAKAVKALSKALEHASTQQMVLAALESYRAKGTETRRASQLVLQPGAGRRRTSSHYTPRSLSAPIVRRALEPLLKTMGSQPSSERLLNLKICDPAMGSGAFLVESCRFLADQVVAAWTREGVLKRDKHEDEVMRARRLVAQRCLYGVDKNPWAVQLAKLSLWLVTLAKTEPFTFLDHALKCGDSLVGLDLEQLRAFHWDPSSKKQSELPWAFISKALNSSLEKREKILQLALDLEGPERKPLQLDLEPGRVKEGLLRDADAALEDIKHIANACVGAFFAHGSDKEREKERVRRLDLIGAWLSKSKNEVPPPMPPDIVAFSAPSWTFHWPLEFPEVFHGSRPDPLDNEQPNKAAWIDGFVGNPPFAGKNTIIETVGENYLPWLQAVHAGAHGNADLSAHFFRRAFHLLGDHGSFGFIATNTIAQGDTRATGLKYLVDHGGHLYDAVRSMKWPVSGANVSVSVVHLAKGHVSVNLEPRLERLPVKHLNSRLRGKPERADPVALTTNTGKSFQGCTVLGMGFVLSPEQRAALVAKSPRNVERIFRYVGGEEINSDPKPSLERYVINFGQMALQEAERWPELLRIARELVKPERDKTKDRGARQFWWQFSRSRPELQEALRKSERCLAISIVSKHLVFDWRPTGVVFSNTAAVFVLSHDCWLTLLQSRVHEVWAQLLSSSMRNDLRYAPSDCFETFPFPDSASTSALNAIGERLHSERSQYMQANNIGLTTTYNRLTDKSVTDTATQRLRDLHVAVDQAVLDAYGWEDIQVPPYCGATPRQLEAFEDEVLDRLFDLNERRAYEEAHPTVRRATKSRVQTA